Sequence from the Thermocaproicibacter melissae genome:
CATCTATCTGTGGGATATCCGCGCAGGCAAGAATATGGGAGCCTGTGTCGCGGCGCGCAAATATCGGGCTTTGCGGCCGCTTGCCCGCAGAGCCGGCTGCCGCCTGAAAATCCGCGAAAAACATGGCCTTCCGTTTTTGCTGTACAAGACACGTGGGCACATGGGCCTTTGGGCTGGGGCGGCAGCGTTTCTCATCATCGCTTTCATTCTTTCCCTGCGGGTGTGGTGTGTGGAGATTACCGGAGATTCTCCCTATCCTGCCGCGCAGCTTGAAAAAGCTCTGGCTGCCGAGGGGCTTTCTCCGGGAACGTGGAGAAGTTCCATTGATCCAAGGGCGCTGGCACAGAAAATTATGCTGAAGTTTCCGGAAATCCGGTGGATGAGCGTTAATCTGCAAGGGTGTAGGGCGGAAGTCGTCGTTCAGAAAAAAGTGGAGAAGCCGAAAATCGCAGACCTAAAAAGCATCTGCAACATCAAGGCTTCCGAAACCGGTCAGATTATTTCCATGAAAGTTTACGCCGGAACCCCGCTTGTAAAAAAGGGAGACGCGGTTGTTAAGGATCAGCTCTTGGTAGATTCCGTCGTAGTCGACCAGACCGGCGGCAGTACGCTGACCCATGCCTCCGCCGAAATCATAGCCGAAACAAAGCATAGCTTTACGGTTCGGGTGCAGCAGAAACAGAAAAAAACGGTGCTTACGGGGAATAAAGTTTACCGTCGAAATCTCGATATATTTAATGCACGGTTTCCACTTACCTTTCAAAGAAAACCGGGGGCTGGGTGGAGCGTGTCGCGGTCACAGTCCAGAATTTCTATGTTCGGCGTGCTGCTCCCGCTCGGCATCTACGAAGAAGAATGGTCGGAAGCTCAGATTGCGGAAACGATGTTGACGAAAGACGAAACACGGGCTCTTGCCAAAAAGGAAGTGGAACGCAAGACGAAAGAAATTCTTCCTTCTGGTAAGGTTATTTCCTCAAAAATCAATGAAAAATGGGGAAATGACATGCTCGAAGAAAGCGTATTATTGGTATGCGAAGAAAATATTGCAAAGGAATCGCCGATATTCATAAAAGATTCATAAAATTTTGTATATAATATTGCTATTAATTTCGTAGAAGGTTTTTTGTGTTCGTGGTATAATGGAATCATTCCGGTATCGCCGGAATCAGATTTTATTGCTGCGGCTCAAACCGTTCAGGTGATGGGATGTTTGAAGAAAAGATAAATATTGAAGATGATAACCAGACAGCTGCCCTGTTTGGCAGCTTTGACGGAAATATCCGTCTGGTTGAGCAGCAGTACCATGTTGAAATTGTCTGCCGCGACAACGAACTGAAAGTTTCCGGGGAACCGGAAGACGTAGAACAAGCCGTGCGCGCATTGAAAAGCTTGATTGCTTTGGCAAACCGCGGTGAGATAATAAACGAGCAGAATGTTCGCTATTGCTTTGAACTGGTTCGCGAAGGAAACGAACGGAAAATCGAGGCGCTTGCAGGCGACTGCATCTGCCTGACGTCAAAAGGCAAACCGGT
This genomic interval carries:
- a CDS encoding sporulation protein YqfD, producing the protein MLSLNLTRWLIGYVRFRVHGGSPERFYTACARKGIYLWDIRAGKNMGACVAARKYRALRPLARRAGCRLKIREKHGLPFLLYKTRGHMGLWAGAAAFLIIAFILSLRVWCVEITGDSPYPAAQLEKALAAEGLSPGTWRSSIDPRALAQKIMLKFPEIRWMSVNLQGCRAEVVVQKKVEKPKIADLKSICNIKASETGQIISMKVYAGTPLVKKGDAVVKDQLLVDSVVVDQTGGSTLTHASAEIIAETKHSFTVRVQQKQKKTVLTGNKVYRRNLDIFNARFPLTFQRKPGAGWSVSRSQSRISMFGVLLPLGIYEEEWSEAQIAETMLTKDETRALAKKEVERKTKEILPSGKVISSKINEKWGNDMLEESVLLVCEENIAKESPIFIKDS